The following coding sequences lie in one Homalodisca vitripennis isolate AUS2020 chromosome X, UT_GWSS_2.1, whole genome shotgun sequence genomic window:
- the LOC124368742 gene encoding homeobox protein cut isoform X3, which yields MDIQAMQSMDWLFKKERIYLLAQFWQQRATLAEKEVTALKEQLSASNQSPADKMSGSDDIKRSSAEVELNAKDKEISQLIEDVQRLQSSIGKLQENSANQIARLEEELEHKRQLISRLEARLDAQRDYEDLKRQLSFLKSIELPPNSEGDVKTLESLLLERTKAAQHQAEALKAPPCSTPSDMHGAADMSVDSSGPLLFPAPAPPPSQPSLQNVETFGSFLGEEIVANWRRSLERTILSQGSTPQHLGRVLPPPDGRSSSVGPLAQSPVNATPPPPHTPTQNVDISDDTGKSRFEERERERERERESAERDHEPAVTSSSGSHRPSSSPAVSADLQLNGSSTPCKSPAAESDLGCNNNSPHLNNNNNNMPGSLVNGFCGLNVGLNNNVLHPSSQLNFNDVMKSPFRFDDRPSFRFGSEDPGAIVGRFGESLIPKGDPMEARLQEMLRYNMDKYSTQNLDTLHIARRVRELLSIHNVGQRLFAKYVLGLSQGTVSELLSKPKPWDKLTEKGRDSYRKMHAWACDDNAVMLLKSLIPKKGVGSGKDSGIPAMFARDTGDMTEERIAHILSEASHLMKTEDSHSNDDSRSPTQPQQCSSPPGRGDNSQNRKLKKYENDDIPQEQVVRIYQEELAKLMGRRFEDSMRGEQTYPGLLFPHFFGSGASGPGSAEEIRMALDAYHRELAKLNSQCASVPGANLPGLLALQQQALSQQQVLTGHHNGMSAGSSASSPLGNSILPPEDFSPSAAVSPLQRMASITNALISQPSTPHHHSPSQRPLKAVLPPITQQQFDQFNNLNTEEIVRKVKEQLSQFSISQRLFGESVLGLSQGSVSDLLARPKPWHMLTQKGREPFIRMKMFLEDDNAVHKLVASQYKIAPEKLMRTGGYGINSPGSSISKPLPPSAGKMPPMPPSMDMKPSDMGLNHLNYLHPPQQVPPPPPPPHHIPPPHHLQLNSMEHLKKSHGGPPTMVPQCNTMPPHQVNSVMRNLGQQVAPSVYEMAALTQDLDTQTITTKIKEALLANNIGQKIFGEAVLGLSQGSVSELLSKPKPWHMLSIKGREPFIRMQLWLSDTHNIDRLQAIKSERREMNKRRRGSGQQDNSSDTSSNDTAEFYHSSASSPPSAAKKQRVLFSEEQKEALRLAFALDPYPSLSTIEFLANELTLASRTITNWFHNHRMRLKQQSPHGSDSSQSNRESQGSGFDPNQFRMLLSQRLGLNALPMPFPTPYFPPNPELAALMQRGILPMREQDSGLDLTVKHEAGSDDEDNESRLDSEDSDIGVPELPQAPSGSSRRKPAAPQWVNPDWQEESEVIINGVCVMQTDDYNERERESETVRVEPTAVVEEDEARSSTLTQSLPLPSPCPSDIKQEPVNDDNQKTEQEKTLQTVKEEKWDSEF from the exons ATTTCCCAATTGATCGAAGACGTCCAAAGGTTACAGTCTAGTATAGGTAAGCTGCAGGAAAATTCTGCAAACCAAATCGCACGACTAGAAGAGGAGCTGGAGCACAAGCGACAACTCATCTCCAGACTGGAGGCACGTCTGGACGCACAAAGGGACTACGAGGACCTCAAACGTCAACTAAG CTTCCTAAAGTCGATAGAACTTCCACCCAACAGTGAAGGCGACGTGAAGACGCTGGAAAGTCTGCTTCTTGAAAGAACCAAGGCGGCCCAGCACCAAGCCGAAGCTCTCAAAGCTCCTCCTTGCTCGACCCCTTCGGACATGCATG GCGCTGCAGACATGTCCGTGGACTCGAGCGGCCCACTTCTGTTCCCAGCACCCGCGCCCCCTCCGTCCCAGCCGTCTCTACAGAATGTCGAGACGTTCGGCTCGTTCCTAGGGGAAGAGATAGTGGCCAACTGGAGGCGGTCCCTGGAACGGACGATCCTCAGTCAGGGATCGACGCCTCAGCACTTGGGCCGAGTACTGCCGCCTCCTGACGGCCGATCCTCCAGCGTCGGCCCCCTCGCCCAGTCCCCGGTCAACGCAACCCCTCCGCCCCCTCACACACCGACACAGAATGTCGACATCTCCGACGATACCG GAAAGTCAAGGTTCGAGGAGCGAGAGCGGGAAAGGGAGAGGGAGCGAGAGAGTGCAGAGAGGGACCACGAGCCCGCCGTGACCTCTTCCTCCGGCAGCCATCGACCCTCCAGCTCGCCCGCGGTCTCGGCGGATCTCCAACTCAACGGCAGCTCCACGCCCTGTAAGAGCCCCGCGGCCGAGTCCGACCTGGGCTGCAACAACAACTCGCCACAcctcaacaacaacaacaacaacatgcCTGGAAGTCTAGTCAACGGTTTCTGTGGGCTCAACGTCGGCCTGAACAACAACGTTCTTCACCCGTCCTCTCAACTGAATTTCAACGACGTCATGAAGAGCCCCTTCAGATTCGACGATAGGCCGTCGTTCCGGTTCGGCAGCGAGGACCCCGGAGCGATCGTCGGTCGGTTCGGCGAATCGCTGATCCCGAAGGGCGACCCGATGGAAGCGCGGCTCCAGGAGATGCTCCGGTATAACATGGACAAGTACTCCACCCAGAACCTCGACACCCTCCACATAGCGAGGAGAGTGAGGGAGTTGCTGTCCATTCACAATGTGGGTCAGCGCCTGTTCGCCAAGTATGTGCTGGGACTGTCACAGGGCACAGTGTCTGAACTGCTCTCCAAGCCCAAGCCCTGGGACAAGCTCACAGAAAAGGGCCGCGATAGCTACCGCAAAATGCACGCCTGGGCTTGTGACGACAACGCCGTCATGCTTCTCAAATCTCTCATACCAAAGAAAG GTGTTGGTTCCGGCAAAGATAGTGGAATCCCTGCCATGTTCGCCAGGGACACCGGAGATATGACTGAAGAGAGAATCGCCCACATACTCAGTGAAGCCAGCCATCTCATGAAAACCGAGGACAGCCACAGCAATGATGACAGTAGATCACCAACACAGCCTCAG CAATGTTCATCACCACCTGGCAGGGGAGATAACTCCCAGAACCGAAAACTAAAGAAGTACGAGAATGACGATATTCCTCAGGAGCAAGTAGTGAGGATATACCAGGAGGAACTAGCCAAGCTGATGGGCCGCAGGTTCGAGGACTCTATGAGAGGGGAACAGACATATCCTGG ACTGTTATTCCCTCATTTCTTCGGCAGTGGGGCGAGCGGGCCCGGGTCTGCAGAGGAGATCCGGATGGCTCTGGACGCGTACCACCGAGAGTTGGCCAAGCTGAACTCTCAATGTGCGAGTGTTCCCGGTGCCAACCTGCCCGGCCTGCTGGCCCTGCAGCAGCAAGCCCTGAGTCAGCAGCAAGTCCTCACAGGACACCACAACG GGATGTCCGCTGGGAGTTCAGCCAGTTCTCCTCTCGGCAACTCCATCCTGCCTCCAGAAGACTTCTCCCCTTCGGCAGCGGTCAGTCCCCTTCAGAGGATGGCTTCCATCACCAATGCCCTCATCTCTCAGCCCTCCACACCTCACCATCACTCGCCGTCCCAACGCCCTCTCAAAGCTGTCCTCCCGCCTATCACTCAGCAACAGTTTGACCAGTTCAACAACCTCAACACCGAGGAAATTGTGAGAAAG GTGAAGGAGCAGTTGAGTCAGTTCTCCATCAGTCAGCGTCTTTTTGGTGAGTCGGTGTTGGGACTGTCACAAGGCAGCGTCTCAGACCTTCTAGCTCGCCCCAAGCCCTGGCACATGCTTACGCAGAAGGGCCGAGAACCGTTCATTCGCATGAAGATGTTTCTAGAGGATGACAATGCGGTCCATAAACTGGTCGCCTCTCAATACAAAATTGCACCAGAGAAGTTGATGCGAACTGGAGGATATGGAATAAATTCTC CAGGATCATCTATCTCAAAACCATTGCCTCCAAGTGCAGGAAAGATGCCTCCGATGCCTCCATCAATGGACATGAAACCAAGTGACATGGGACTGAACCACCTCAACTACCTTCATCCACCGCAGCAGGTGCCTCCACCGCCCCCTCCACCACACCACATCCCCCCACCTCACCATCTGCAACTCAACAGCATGGAACACTTGAAGAAGAGTCATGGTGGTCCTCCGACCATGGTGCCCCAGTGCAACACCATGCCACCCCACCAGGTGAACTCCGTTATGAGGAACCTTGGCCAACAAGTAGCACCATCCGTCTATGAGATGGCAGCATTAACACAGGATCTAGATACGCAAACCATCACCACCAAGATCAAGGAAGCCCTCCTGGCCAACAACATTGGCCAAAAA ATTTTTGGAGAAGCTGTTCTGGGCCTTTCTCAGGGATCAGTCAGTGAGCTGTTGTCAAAACCAAAACCATGGCACATGCTCAGTATCAAAGGGAGAGAGCCATTCATCCGCATGCAACTGTGGCTGTCGGACACTCACAATATCGACAGACTGCAAGCCATCAAGTCGGAGCGGCGAGAAATGAACAAGCGACGGAGAGGGTCAGGACAGCAGGACAACAGCAGTGACACCTCCTCCAACGACACGGCAGAATTCTACCACAGTAGCGCCAGTAGTCCCCCCTCTGCAGCCAAGAAGCAGCGAGTCCTTTTCTCCGAGGAGCAGAAGGAAGCACTGAGGCTCGCATTCGCTCTGGATCCTTACCCCAGTCTGAGCACCATCGAGTTCTTGGCCAACGAGTTGACCCTCGCTTCTCGCACCATCACCAACTGGTTCCACAACCACAGGATGAGGCTAAAGCAGCAATCACCTCATGGCAGTGACTCCAGTCAATCCAACAGAGAAAGTCAGGGATCAGGATTCGATCCTAACCAGTTTAGAATGCTCCTCAGTCAGCGTTTAGGACTGAATGCTCTTCCCATGCCGTTCCCTACTCCTTATTTCCCTCCAAATCCGGAATTAGCAGCTCTCATGCAACGAGGAATTTTACCTATGAGAGAGCAGGATTCCGGGCTGGATCTGACTGTAAAGCACGAGGCGGGCTCCGATGACGAGGATAATGAGAGTAGGTTAGACTCTGAAGACTCGGACATCGGAGTACCTGAACTTCCTCAAGCTCCCTCCGGGTCGAGTAGACGAAAACCTGCCGCCCCCCAATGGGTGAACCCGGACTGGCAAGAAGAATCTGAGGTCATCATCAATGGAGTGTGTGTGATGCAGACGGACGACTACAACGAGAGGGAGCGAGAGAGTGAGACTGTGAGAGTGGAGCCGACGGCAGTAGTAGAGGAAGACGAGGCTCGAAGTTCCACGCTAACACAATCCTTGCCTCTGCCCTCCCCCTGCCCTTCCGACATCAAACAGGAACCCGTCAATGACGACAACCAAAAAACCGAACAAGAAAAAACGTTACAGACTGTTAAAGAAGAAAAGTGGGATAGtgaattttaa
- the LOC124368742 gene encoding homeobox protein cut isoform X4 — protein MDIQAMQSMDWLFKKERIYLLAQFWQQRATLAEKEVTALKEQLSASNQSPADKMSGSDDIKRSSAEVELNAKDKEISQLIEDVQRLQSSIGKLQENSANQIARLEEELEHKRQLISRLEARLDAQRDYEDLKRQLSFLKSIELPPNSEGDVKTLESLLLERTKAAQHQAEALKAPPCSTPSDMHGKSRFEERERERERERESAERDHEPAVTSSSGSHRPSSSPAVSADLQLNGSSTPCKSPAAESDLGCNNNSPHLNNNNNNMPGSLVNGFCGLNVGLNNNVLHPSSQLNFNDVMKSPFRFDDRPSFRFGSEDPGAIVGRFGESLIPKGDPMEARLQEMLRYNMDKYSTQNLDTLHIARRVRELLSIHNVGQRLFAKYVLGLSQGTVSELLSKPKPWDKLTEKGRDSYRKMHAWACDDNAVMLLKSLIPKKGVGSGKDSGIPAMFARDTGDMTEERIAHILSEASHLMKTEDSHSNDDSRSPTQPQQCSSPPGRGDNSQNRKLKKYENDDIPQEQVVRIYQEELAKLMGRRFEDSMRGEQTYPGLLFPHFFGSGASGPGSAEEIRMALDAYHRELAKLNSQCASVPGANLPGLLALQQQALSQQQVLTGHHNGMAQDLSLPKERKDAKLPNGERPGMSAGSSASSPLGNSILPPEDFSPSAAVSPLQRMASITNALISQPSTPHHHSPSQRPLKAVLPPITQQQFDQFNNLNTEEIVRKVKEQLSQFSISQRLFGESVLGLSQGSVSDLLARPKPWHMLTQKGREPFIRMKMFLEDDNAVHKLVASQYKIAPEKLMRTGGYGINSPGSSISKPLPPSAGKMPPMPPSMDMKPSDMGLNHLNYLHPPQQVPPPPPPPHHIPPPHHLQLNSMEHLKKSHGGPPTMVPQCNTMPPHQVNSVMRNLGQQVAPSVYEMAALTQDLDTQTITTKIKEALLANNIGQKIFGEAVLGLSQGSVSELLSKPKPWHMLSIKGREPFIRMQLWLSDTHNIDRLQAIKSERREMNKRRRGSGQQDNSSDTSSNDTAEFYHSSASSPPSAAKKQRVLFSEEQKEALRLAFALDPYPSLSTIEFLANELTLASRTITNWFHNHRMRLKQQSPHGSDSSQSNRESQGSGFDPNQFRMLLSQRLGLNALPMPFPTPYFPPNPELAALMQRGILPMREQDSGLDLTVKHEAGSDDEDNESRLDSEDSDIGVPELPQAPSGSSRRKPAAPQWVNPDWQEESEVIINGVCVMQTDDYNERERESETVRVEPTAVVEEDEARSSTLTQSLPLPSPCPSDIKQEPVNDDNQKTEQEKTLQTVKEEKWDSEF, from the exons ATTTCCCAATTGATCGAAGACGTCCAAAGGTTACAGTCTAGTATAGGTAAGCTGCAGGAAAATTCTGCAAACCAAATCGCACGACTAGAAGAGGAGCTGGAGCACAAGCGACAACTCATCTCCAGACTGGAGGCACGTCTGGACGCACAAAGGGACTACGAGGACCTCAAACGTCAACTAAG CTTCCTAAAGTCGATAGAACTTCCACCCAACAGTGAAGGCGACGTGAAGACGCTGGAAAGTCTGCTTCTTGAAAGAACCAAGGCGGCCCAGCACCAAGCCGAAGCTCTCAAAGCTCCTCCTTGCTCGACCCCTTCGGACATGCATG GAAAGTCAAGGTTCGAGGAGCGAGAGCGGGAAAGGGAGAGGGAGCGAGAGAGTGCAGAGAGGGACCACGAGCCCGCCGTGACCTCTTCCTCCGGCAGCCATCGACCCTCCAGCTCGCCCGCGGTCTCGGCGGATCTCCAACTCAACGGCAGCTCCACGCCCTGTAAGAGCCCCGCGGCCGAGTCCGACCTGGGCTGCAACAACAACTCGCCACAcctcaacaacaacaacaacaacatgcCTGGAAGTCTAGTCAACGGTTTCTGTGGGCTCAACGTCGGCCTGAACAACAACGTTCTTCACCCGTCCTCTCAACTGAATTTCAACGACGTCATGAAGAGCCCCTTCAGATTCGACGATAGGCCGTCGTTCCGGTTCGGCAGCGAGGACCCCGGAGCGATCGTCGGTCGGTTCGGCGAATCGCTGATCCCGAAGGGCGACCCGATGGAAGCGCGGCTCCAGGAGATGCTCCGGTATAACATGGACAAGTACTCCACCCAGAACCTCGACACCCTCCACATAGCGAGGAGAGTGAGGGAGTTGCTGTCCATTCACAATGTGGGTCAGCGCCTGTTCGCCAAGTATGTGCTGGGACTGTCACAGGGCACAGTGTCTGAACTGCTCTCCAAGCCCAAGCCCTGGGACAAGCTCACAGAAAAGGGCCGCGATAGCTACCGCAAAATGCACGCCTGGGCTTGTGACGACAACGCCGTCATGCTTCTCAAATCTCTCATACCAAAGAAAG GTGTTGGTTCCGGCAAAGATAGTGGAATCCCTGCCATGTTCGCCAGGGACACCGGAGATATGACTGAAGAGAGAATCGCCCACATACTCAGTGAAGCCAGCCATCTCATGAAAACCGAGGACAGCCACAGCAATGATGACAGTAGATCACCAACACAGCCTCAG CAATGTTCATCACCACCTGGCAGGGGAGATAACTCCCAGAACCGAAAACTAAAGAAGTACGAGAATGACGATATTCCTCAGGAGCAAGTAGTGAGGATATACCAGGAGGAACTAGCCAAGCTGATGGGCCGCAGGTTCGAGGACTCTATGAGAGGGGAACAGACATATCCTGG ACTGTTATTCCCTCATTTCTTCGGCAGTGGGGCGAGCGGGCCCGGGTCTGCAGAGGAGATCCGGATGGCTCTGGACGCGTACCACCGAGAGTTGGCCAAGCTGAACTCTCAATGTGCGAGTGTTCCCGGTGCCAACCTGCCCGGCCTGCTGGCCCTGCAGCAGCAAGCCCTGAGTCAGCAGCAAGTCCTCACAGGACACCACAACGGTATGGCCCAAGACCTTTCCTTACCCAAGGAGCGCAAGGACGCCAAACTGCCGAATGGTGAGCGGCCAG GGATGTCCGCTGGGAGTTCAGCCAGTTCTCCTCTCGGCAACTCCATCCTGCCTCCAGAAGACTTCTCCCCTTCGGCAGCGGTCAGTCCCCTTCAGAGGATGGCTTCCATCACCAATGCCCTCATCTCTCAGCCCTCCACACCTCACCATCACTCGCCGTCCCAACGCCCTCTCAAAGCTGTCCTCCCGCCTATCACTCAGCAACAGTTTGACCAGTTCAACAACCTCAACACCGAGGAAATTGTGAGAAAG GTGAAGGAGCAGTTGAGTCAGTTCTCCATCAGTCAGCGTCTTTTTGGTGAGTCGGTGTTGGGACTGTCACAAGGCAGCGTCTCAGACCTTCTAGCTCGCCCCAAGCCCTGGCACATGCTTACGCAGAAGGGCCGAGAACCGTTCATTCGCATGAAGATGTTTCTAGAGGATGACAATGCGGTCCATAAACTGGTCGCCTCTCAATACAAAATTGCACCAGAGAAGTTGATGCGAACTGGAGGATATGGAATAAATTCTC CAGGATCATCTATCTCAAAACCATTGCCTCCAAGTGCAGGAAAGATGCCTCCGATGCCTCCATCAATGGACATGAAACCAAGTGACATGGGACTGAACCACCTCAACTACCTTCATCCACCGCAGCAGGTGCCTCCACCGCCCCCTCCACCACACCACATCCCCCCACCTCACCATCTGCAACTCAACAGCATGGAACACTTGAAGAAGAGTCATGGTGGTCCTCCGACCATGGTGCCCCAGTGCAACACCATGCCACCCCACCAGGTGAACTCCGTTATGAGGAACCTTGGCCAACAAGTAGCACCATCCGTCTATGAGATGGCAGCATTAACACAGGATCTAGATACGCAAACCATCACCACCAAGATCAAGGAAGCCCTCCTGGCCAACAACATTGGCCAAAAA ATTTTTGGAGAAGCTGTTCTGGGCCTTTCTCAGGGATCAGTCAGTGAGCTGTTGTCAAAACCAAAACCATGGCACATGCTCAGTATCAAAGGGAGAGAGCCATTCATCCGCATGCAACTGTGGCTGTCGGACACTCACAATATCGACAGACTGCAAGCCATCAAGTCGGAGCGGCGAGAAATGAACAAGCGACGGAGAGGGTCAGGACAGCAGGACAACAGCAGTGACACCTCCTCCAACGACACGGCAGAATTCTACCACAGTAGCGCCAGTAGTCCCCCCTCTGCAGCCAAGAAGCAGCGAGTCCTTTTCTCCGAGGAGCAGAAGGAAGCACTGAGGCTCGCATTCGCTCTGGATCCTTACCCCAGTCTGAGCACCATCGAGTTCTTGGCCAACGAGTTGACCCTCGCTTCTCGCACCATCACCAACTGGTTCCACAACCACAGGATGAGGCTAAAGCAGCAATCACCTCATGGCAGTGACTCCAGTCAATCCAACAGAGAAAGTCAGGGATCAGGATTCGATCCTAACCAGTTTAGAATGCTCCTCAGTCAGCGTTTAGGACTGAATGCTCTTCCCATGCCGTTCCCTACTCCTTATTTCCCTCCAAATCCGGAATTAGCAGCTCTCATGCAACGAGGAATTTTACCTATGAGAGAGCAGGATTCCGGGCTGGATCTGACTGTAAAGCACGAGGCGGGCTCCGATGACGAGGATAATGAGAGTAGGTTAGACTCTGAAGACTCGGACATCGGAGTACCTGAACTTCCTCAAGCTCCCTCCGGGTCGAGTAGACGAAAACCTGCCGCCCCCCAATGGGTGAACCCGGACTGGCAAGAAGAATCTGAGGTCATCATCAATGGAGTGTGTGTGATGCAGACGGACGACTACAACGAGAGGGAGCGAGAGAGTGAGACTGTGAGAGTGGAGCCGACGGCAGTAGTAGAGGAAGACGAGGCTCGAAGTTCCACGCTAACACAATCCTTGCCTCTGCCCTCCCCCTGCCCTTCCGACATCAAACAGGAACCCGTCAATGACGACAACCAAAAAACCGAACAAGAAAAAACGTTACAGACTGTTAAAGAAGAAAAGTGGGATAGtgaattttaa